TATTATCCTCTTACCAATTATCGCTGGAGGAATTGCAGGTTTTATAGGAATTATTCTATTGCCTTATGTCCAATTAATTACAGATGGCATCGGTCAAGTGATTAACAGTTTTACAACTTTACAGCCATTATTGATGTATATCCTGATCGCGATTGCCTTCAGTATTATAATCGTTTCTCCAATCTCCACAGTCGCTATAGCAATGGCGATAGGAATTTCAGGTTTGGCGGCTGGTGCTGCGAACATTGGTATTGCTGCAGCAGCGTGCATGCTCGTTATTGGAACTTTTAAAGTAAATAATAGTGGCGTACCAATAGCCATTTTTCTAGGTGCAATGAAAATGATGATGCCGAATCTGCTTAAAAATCCTATTATTGCAGTCCCAATCGGATTAACAGCTGCAGTTACCGGATTTGTCGCAAGCTTCGTTGGGATTGAAGGAACAAAAGAATCTGCAGGGTTTGGCTTTTCTGGCTTAGTTGGCCCAATTAATGCCGTTAAGTTTATGGATGGAAGCATTTTGGTGAATATAGGCATGTTAATTTTAGTGTATTTTATAGTACCATTTATTGCCGCGTATGTTATTCATCATCTATGTACAAGGGTCTTGAAGCTTTATGATCCATCCGTATTTAAATTTATTTCAGAAGAAAGCGGGGAATAAAATATGAA
Above is a window of Litoribacterium kuwaitense DNA encoding:
- a CDS encoding PTS transporter subunit IIC, which codes for MENINVKSFVNKILAGVALGIVVGLIPNAILGELFKFLSQYHDIFATLNSVVVGIQFTVPVIVGVLIAMQFKMNSIQTVIVGTASFVGSGAASFQGNIWILTGIGDLINTMITASIAVLIIMLIQDKLKSLTIILLPIIAGGIAGFIGIILLPYVQLITDGIGQVINSFTTLQPLLMYILIAIAFSIIIVSPISTVAIAMAIGISGLAAGAANIGIAAAACMLVIGTFKVNNSGVPIAIFLGAMKMMMPNLLKNPIIAVPIGLTAAVTGFVASFVGIEGTKESAGFGFSGLVGPINAVKFMDGSILVNIGMLILVYFIVPFIAAYVIHHLCTRVLKLYDPSVFKFISEESGE